From a region of the Asterias amurensis chromosome 2, ASM3211899v1 genome:
- the LOC139949478 gene encoding NLR family CARD domain-containing protein 4-like isoform X2, producing MKHQSREGLVTQQSASTEKQDCLVQSQRTSPRIGAIPKNTRGRKEQMKPQSQTKEKNHLSASVHLLEEPEQSISSTAGIINEIASNCHSKDIVPAVHQDLATISQSSDALTLVHHQSQAMVNNMSIGDGSNVFMAPASGITFNKNINHVTGTPDPSHQAQAISDELTEALKKVYMNTGSFVQMLPWVDDDQIHIMDIYTKLVLVVLNDKVGKIVKEKIQMKSYEDIFHLKTREDNLIKRVVFSGSAGLGKTTLCDKIAYDWAVGKSEILKRFELVFVLKMRSLTTATDLIDAVADQLIERDIVKRCDLKGFIDKNQDKVLILLDGFDEFQTTQTEKSSFGSILKALNRKQYKDCWVVIASRPPLDQLVSSSLVEKPFTHVEVEGFSATDIKNYVNKFFPKDLENVRNLIEKIQSSEVLSDLAKSPMLLLLMCLLWRESGKLPETMTRLYTEALKYIFRRKAKDLSQDEVSQILISIGKVALHGLNSTNQFLSFKEKDFDKKAFDAAIRAGVLTSERVFKELDAHNNVYFINKTFLEFCAAMYWQSLINTEEFEDILVRVCSASRIYPSTYEYLLRFCCGDNEECTNKVLQNLQKNEDLKLGFICYFESQSKNLQSEDFINAVVRTEISINEWNSDFLDSFFHLVKQIGNQKKIQGSAYLSSVNRLFITACDLRWLGNGLANCFTNMINISYLELTTSNLCSSASLWASHLKRMKLLNNLILKNCCLLVHDVAPIAESVSNMPTLVELDLSLNTFLGGWDLASVWATHLKRMKHLKNLRLSNCNLIGEDMAPIAESVSDMPTLNCLDLSRNYDLGGCASLWATHLKQMNHLKNLSLALCQLIGEDMAHIAESVSDMPTLNYLDLSWNDDLGDCASLWATDLKRMKHLKNLRLSNCNLIGEDMAPIAESVSDMPTLNYLDLSRNYDLGGCASLWASHLKQMNHLKNLSLALCQLIGEDMAHIAESVSDMPTLNYLDLSWNDDLGDCASLWATHLKRMKHLKNLSLGGCKLIGEDMARIAESVSDMPTLNYLDLSWNYDLGDCASLWATDLKRMKHLTKLGLRLGTLTEEKRRLINDAWKDITTLDVEMD from the exons ATGAAGCATCAATCTCGAGAAGGACTTGTAACTCAACAGAGtgcctctactgagaaacaagaTTGCTTAGTCCAGTCGCAGAGAACTTCTCCTAGAATAGGGGCCATTCCTAAGAACACAAGAGGAAGGAAGGAACAAATGAAGCCTCAAtctcaaacaaaagaaaaaaatcatcttAGTGCCTCGGTCCATTTGTTGGAGGAACCTGAACAGAGTATATCGTCTACAGCAGGAATCATCAATGAGATAGCTTCAAACTGTCACAGTAAAG ACATAGTTCCTGCAGTTCACCAAGACCTAGCAACAATATCACAATCATCCGATGCGCTTACCTTAGTTCATCACCAATCACAGGCAATGGTGAACAACATGTCAATCGGAGATGGTAGTAACGTCTTTATGGCCCCCGCTTCTGGAATAACCTTCAATAAAAATATCAACCATGTAACAG GAACACCAGACCCCAGTCATCAAGCTCAAGCTATTTCAGATGAACTTACAGAGGCATTGAAGAAAGTTTACATGAATACAGGTAGCTTTGTACAGATGCTCCCATGGGTTGATGATGATCAGATCCACATAATGGACATCTACACTAAGCTTGTTTTAGTTGTACTTAATGACAAGGTAGGGAAGATTGTGAAAGAGAAAATACAAATGAAATCATATGAAGACATTTTCCACTTAAAAACAAGGGAGGACAATCTAATCAAACGTGTTGTTTTTAGTGGATCGGCAGGTCTTGGAAAGACTACTCTTTGTGACAAAATCGCTTATGATTGGGCAGTTGGTAAGAGTGAGATTCTCAAAAGGTTcgaacttgtttttgttttgaaaatgcgATCACTGACAACAGCTACAGACCTCATTGACGCTGTCGCAGATCAGCTCATAGAGCGAGACATTGTCAAAAGGTGTGATTTAAAAGGGTTTATTGACAAAAACCAAGACAAAGTGTTGATCCTCTTGGATGGGTTTGACGAATTTCAAACCACTCAGACGGAAAAGTCCTCATTTGGTTCAATTCTCAAGGCTCTTAATCGAAAACAGTACAAAGACTGCTGGGTAGTTATCGCATCTCGTCCTCCCCTTGACCAACTAGTCAGCTCATCATTGGTTGAAAAGCCATTCACTCATGTGGAAGTTGAAGGGTTTTCAGCTACGGATATTAAGAATTATGTGAATAAATTCTTCCCTAAAGACCTTGAGAATGTTAGGAATCTGATAGAGAAGATACAATCTTCTGAAGTTTTGTCTGATTTGGCGAAGAGTCCAATGTTGCTGCTTTTGATGTGCTTGCTCTGGAGAGAGTCGGGAAAACTCCCAGAAACAATGACTCGGCTTTACACTGAAGCATTGAAATACATATTCAGGAGAAAAGCAAAAGACTTGTCACAAGATGAAGTATCACAAATATTGATTTCAATTGGAAAGGTTGCTCTACATGGGTTAAATTCTACAAATCAGTttctttcctttaaagaaaaagaTTTTGACAAGAAAGCATTCGATGCAGCAATACGTGCAGGTGTTCTCACTAGCGAAAGGGTCTTCAAGGAGCTAGACGCTCATAACAATGtgtattttataaacaaaactttCTTGGAATTCTGTGCTGCAATGTATTGGCAAAGTTTAATCAACACAGAGGAGTTTGAAGACATCCTTGTCCGGGTTTGCAGTGCCTCAAGGATATATCCTTCTACATATGAGTATCTATTAAGGTTTTGTTGTGGTGACAATGAGGAATGTACAAACAAAGTCTTACAGAATCTGCAAAAGAATGAAGACCTAAAGTTGGGTTTTATTTGTTACTTTGAGAGTCAGTCCAAGAATTTACAATCAGAGGATTTCATCAATGCAGTTGTGAGGACTGAAATTAGTATAAATGAGTGGAATAGTGATTTTTTGGACTCCTTCTTTCACTTAGTGAAGCAGATTGGtaatcagaaaaaaatccaAGGTAGTGCCTACCTTTCCAGTGTAAATAGGCTTTTTATTACAGCCTGTGACCTACGGTGGTTAGGTAATGGGTTagcaaattgttttactaatatgATTAATATTTCATATCTTGAACTGACTACTTCCAACTTGTGTAGTTCTGCATCATTGTGGGCTAgtcatttgaagagaatgaaacTCCTCAATAATCTGATATTGAAAAACTGCTGCCTGTTGGTGCATGACGTGGCCCCTATTGCTGAGTCAGTGAGTAACATGCCAACTCTAGTTGAGCTGGATCTGTCTTTGAATACGTTCTTGGGTGGTTGGGATTTGGCATCAGTGTGGGCTActcatttgaagagaatgaagCACCTCAAAAATCTGAGACTGAGCAACTGCAATCTGATAGGGGAAGACATGGCCCCAATTGCCGAGTCAGTGAGTGACATGCCAACTCTAAATTGTCTGGATTTGTCTCGGAATTATGACTTGGGTGGTTGTGCATCATTGTGGGCTACTCATTTGAAGCAAATGAACCACCTCAAGAACCTGAGCTTGGCACTCTGCCAACTGATAGGAGAAGACATGGCCCATATTGCCGAGTCAGTGAGTGACATGCCAACTCTAAATTATCTGGATCTGTCTTGGAATGATGACTTGGGTGATTGTGCATCATTGTGGGCTACTGATTTGAAGAGAATGAAGCACCTCAAAAATCTGAGACTGAGCAACTGCAATCTGATAGGGGAAGACATGGCCCCAATTGCCGAGTCAGTGAGTGACATGCCAACTCTAAATTATCTGGATCTGTCTCGGAATTATGACTTGGGTGGTTGTGCATCATTGTGGGCTAGTCATTTGAAGCAAATGAACCACCTCAAGAACCTGAGCTTGGCACTCTGCCAACTGATAGGAGAAGACATGGCCCATATTGCCGAGTCAGTGAGTGACATGCCAACTCTAAATTATCTGGATCTGTCTTGGAATGATGACTTGGGTGATTGTGCATCATTGTGGGCTActcatttgaagagaatgaagCACCTCAAGAATCTGAGCTTAGGTGGCTGCAAACTGATAGGGGAAGACATGGCCCGTATTGCTGAGTCAGTGAGTGACATGCCAACTCTAAATTATCTGGATCTGTCTTGGAATTATGACTTGGGTGATTGTGCATCATTGTGGGCTACTGATTTGAAGAGGATGAAACACCTCACGAAGCTGGGATTGAGATTGGGCACACTGACAGAGGAAAAAAGGAGACTCATCAATGATGCATGGAAGGATATTACCACTCTAGATGTAGAGATGGATTAA
- the LOC139949478 gene encoding NLR family CARD domain-containing protein 4-like isoform X1, with protein sequence MKHQSREGLVTQQSASTEKQDCLVQSQRTSPRIGAIPKNTRGRKEQMKPQSQTKEKNHLSASVHLLEEPEQSISSTAGIINEIASNCHSKDIVPAVHQDLATISQSSDALTLVHHQSQAMVNNMSIGDGSNVFMAPASGITFNKNINHVTVMAHPNPQAQAIADVTRGALKLVDMTTGTPDPSHQAQAISDELTEALKKVYMNTGSFVQMLPWVDDDQIHIMDIYTKLVLVVLNDKVGKIVKEKIQMKSYEDIFHLKTREDNLIKRVVFSGSAGLGKTTLCDKIAYDWAVGKSEILKRFELVFVLKMRSLTTATDLIDAVADQLIERDIVKRCDLKGFIDKNQDKVLILLDGFDEFQTTQTEKSSFGSILKALNRKQYKDCWVVIASRPPLDQLVSSSLVEKPFTHVEVEGFSATDIKNYVNKFFPKDLENVRNLIEKIQSSEVLSDLAKSPMLLLLMCLLWRESGKLPETMTRLYTEALKYIFRRKAKDLSQDEVSQILISIGKVALHGLNSTNQFLSFKEKDFDKKAFDAAIRAGVLTSERVFKELDAHNNVYFINKTFLEFCAAMYWQSLINTEEFEDILVRVCSASRIYPSTYEYLLRFCCGDNEECTNKVLQNLQKNEDLKLGFICYFESQSKNLQSEDFINAVVRTEISINEWNSDFLDSFFHLVKQIGNQKKIQGSAYLSSVNRLFITACDLRWLGNGLANCFTNMINISYLELTTSNLCSSASLWASHLKRMKLLNNLILKNCCLLVHDVAPIAESVSNMPTLVELDLSLNTFLGGWDLASVWATHLKRMKHLKNLRLSNCNLIGEDMAPIAESVSDMPTLNCLDLSRNYDLGGCASLWATHLKQMNHLKNLSLALCQLIGEDMAHIAESVSDMPTLNYLDLSWNDDLGDCASLWATDLKRMKHLKNLRLSNCNLIGEDMAPIAESVSDMPTLNYLDLSRNYDLGGCASLWASHLKQMNHLKNLSLALCQLIGEDMAHIAESVSDMPTLNYLDLSWNDDLGDCASLWATHLKRMKHLKNLSLGGCKLIGEDMARIAESVSDMPTLNYLDLSWNYDLGDCASLWATDLKRMKHLTKLGLRLGTLTEEKRRLINDAWKDITTLDVEMD encoded by the exons ATGAAGCATCAATCTCGAGAAGGACTTGTAACTCAACAGAGtgcctctactgagaaacaagaTTGCTTAGTCCAGTCGCAGAGAACTTCTCCTAGAATAGGGGCCATTCCTAAGAACACAAGAGGAAGGAAGGAACAAATGAAGCCTCAAtctcaaacaaaagaaaaaaatcatcttAGTGCCTCGGTCCATTTGTTGGAGGAACCTGAACAGAGTATATCGTCTACAGCAGGAATCATCAATGAGATAGCTTCAAACTGTCACAGTAAAG ACATAGTTCCTGCAGTTCACCAAGACCTAGCAACAATATCACAATCATCCGATGCGCTTACCTTAGTTCATCACCAATCACAGGCAATGGTGAACAACATGTCAATCGGAGATGGTAGTAACGTCTTTATGGCCCCCGCTTCTGGAATAACCTTCAATAAAAATATCAACCATGTAACAG TAATGGCACACCCCAATCCTCAAGCCCAAGCTATTGCAGATGTGACTAGAGGGGCATTGAAGCTAGTGGACATGACTACAG GAACACCAGACCCCAGTCATCAAGCTCAAGCTATTTCAGATGAACTTACAGAGGCATTGAAGAAAGTTTACATGAATACAGGTAGCTTTGTACAGATGCTCCCATGGGTTGATGATGATCAGATCCACATAATGGACATCTACACTAAGCTTGTTTTAGTTGTACTTAATGACAAGGTAGGGAAGATTGTGAAAGAGAAAATACAAATGAAATCATATGAAGACATTTTCCACTTAAAAACAAGGGAGGACAATCTAATCAAACGTGTTGTTTTTAGTGGATCGGCAGGTCTTGGAAAGACTACTCTTTGTGACAAAATCGCTTATGATTGGGCAGTTGGTAAGAGTGAGATTCTCAAAAGGTTcgaacttgtttttgttttgaaaatgcgATCACTGACAACAGCTACAGACCTCATTGACGCTGTCGCAGATCAGCTCATAGAGCGAGACATTGTCAAAAGGTGTGATTTAAAAGGGTTTATTGACAAAAACCAAGACAAAGTGTTGATCCTCTTGGATGGGTTTGACGAATTTCAAACCACTCAGACGGAAAAGTCCTCATTTGGTTCAATTCTCAAGGCTCTTAATCGAAAACAGTACAAAGACTGCTGGGTAGTTATCGCATCTCGTCCTCCCCTTGACCAACTAGTCAGCTCATCATTGGTTGAAAAGCCATTCACTCATGTGGAAGTTGAAGGGTTTTCAGCTACGGATATTAAGAATTATGTGAATAAATTCTTCCCTAAAGACCTTGAGAATGTTAGGAATCTGATAGAGAAGATACAATCTTCTGAAGTTTTGTCTGATTTGGCGAAGAGTCCAATGTTGCTGCTTTTGATGTGCTTGCTCTGGAGAGAGTCGGGAAAACTCCCAGAAACAATGACTCGGCTTTACACTGAAGCATTGAAATACATATTCAGGAGAAAAGCAAAAGACTTGTCACAAGATGAAGTATCACAAATATTGATTTCAATTGGAAAGGTTGCTCTACATGGGTTAAATTCTACAAATCAGTttctttcctttaaagaaaaagaTTTTGACAAGAAAGCATTCGATGCAGCAATACGTGCAGGTGTTCTCACTAGCGAAAGGGTCTTCAAGGAGCTAGACGCTCATAACAATGtgtattttataaacaaaactttCTTGGAATTCTGTGCTGCAATGTATTGGCAAAGTTTAATCAACACAGAGGAGTTTGAAGACATCCTTGTCCGGGTTTGCAGTGCCTCAAGGATATATCCTTCTACATATGAGTATCTATTAAGGTTTTGTTGTGGTGACAATGAGGAATGTACAAACAAAGTCTTACAGAATCTGCAAAAGAATGAAGACCTAAAGTTGGGTTTTATTTGTTACTTTGAGAGTCAGTCCAAGAATTTACAATCAGAGGATTTCATCAATGCAGTTGTGAGGACTGAAATTAGTATAAATGAGTGGAATAGTGATTTTTTGGACTCCTTCTTTCACTTAGTGAAGCAGATTGGtaatcagaaaaaaatccaAGGTAGTGCCTACCTTTCCAGTGTAAATAGGCTTTTTATTACAGCCTGTGACCTACGGTGGTTAGGTAATGGGTTagcaaattgttttactaatatgATTAATATTTCATATCTTGAACTGACTACTTCCAACTTGTGTAGTTCTGCATCATTGTGGGCTAgtcatttgaagagaatgaaacTCCTCAATAATCTGATATTGAAAAACTGCTGCCTGTTGGTGCATGACGTGGCCCCTATTGCTGAGTCAGTGAGTAACATGCCAACTCTAGTTGAGCTGGATCTGTCTTTGAATACGTTCTTGGGTGGTTGGGATTTGGCATCAGTGTGGGCTActcatttgaagagaatgaagCACCTCAAAAATCTGAGACTGAGCAACTGCAATCTGATAGGGGAAGACATGGCCCCAATTGCCGAGTCAGTGAGTGACATGCCAACTCTAAATTGTCTGGATTTGTCTCGGAATTATGACTTGGGTGGTTGTGCATCATTGTGGGCTACTCATTTGAAGCAAATGAACCACCTCAAGAACCTGAGCTTGGCACTCTGCCAACTGATAGGAGAAGACATGGCCCATATTGCCGAGTCAGTGAGTGACATGCCAACTCTAAATTATCTGGATCTGTCTTGGAATGATGACTTGGGTGATTGTGCATCATTGTGGGCTACTGATTTGAAGAGAATGAAGCACCTCAAAAATCTGAGACTGAGCAACTGCAATCTGATAGGGGAAGACATGGCCCCAATTGCCGAGTCAGTGAGTGACATGCCAACTCTAAATTATCTGGATCTGTCTCGGAATTATGACTTGGGTGGTTGTGCATCATTGTGGGCTAGTCATTTGAAGCAAATGAACCACCTCAAGAACCTGAGCTTGGCACTCTGCCAACTGATAGGAGAAGACATGGCCCATATTGCCGAGTCAGTGAGTGACATGCCAACTCTAAATTATCTGGATCTGTCTTGGAATGATGACTTGGGTGATTGTGCATCATTGTGGGCTActcatttgaagagaatgaagCACCTCAAGAATCTGAGCTTAGGTGGCTGCAAACTGATAGGGGAAGACATGGCCCGTATTGCTGAGTCAGTGAGTGACATGCCAACTCTAAATTATCTGGATCTGTCTTGGAATTATGACTTGGGTGATTGTGCATCATTGTGGGCTACTGATTTGAAGAGGATGAAACACCTCACGAAGCTGGGATTGAGATTGGGCACACTGACAGAGGAAAAAAGGAGACTCATCAATGATGCATGGAAGGATATTACCACTCTAGATGTAGAGATGGATTAA